The Clostridia bacterium region TGCCTTTAAGAACTGGAGCGGCACGATCATCTTGCCCTCGTATTCTATCGGCTCTATAGACGTCATGCCCACGTTCTCAAGGCACTTTAAGTGCGTAAGATAGCTCTGGCCGAACGTCATAAAGAAGCGGATACGCTTTATGCCCTTAATGTTGAGAGCAAGGCTTTCAAGCTCCTCATGGTGTAAAAGATACATATCCTTTTTGCCTACGCCCTTAAAGTCGTATTCACGCTTTATTTCCATAGGCGCAGTCTCTACCCAGTGTCCGTCCTCCCAGTAGCTTCCGTTAGCCGATACCTCGCGTATGTTTATCTCGGGATTGAAGTTTGTAGCGAACGGGTATCCGTGGTCGCCGCCGTTGCAGTCGAGTATGTCTATATAATTTATCTCGTCGAACTGATGCTTCATTGCGTAAGCTGAGAATACGCCCGTAACTCCGGGGTCAAATCCGCTTCCCAAAAGGGCGCAGACGCCCGCTTCCTTGAACTTATCCATATACGCCCACTGCCACTTGTATTCAAACTTTGCCGTATCGAGAGGCTCGTAGTTGGCCGTGTCGATATAATGCGTTTTCGTTTTGAGGCAGGCGTCCATTATCGTAAGGTCCTGATAAGGAAGCGCAAGGTTCAAAACTACGTCGGGCTTGAATTCGTTTATCAGCGCGACGAGCTCGTCTACGTTGTCTGCGTCAACTTTTGCGGTATGTATTTTCGTTTTCGTAGTGCCCGAAAGCTTACTTTTAAGCGCGTCGCACTTAGACTTAGTGCGGCTGGCTATCATTATTTCCTCGAACACTTCGCTGTTCTGGCAGCATTTATGAATAGCTACGCTTGCCACGCCTCCACAGCCGATGATCATACATTTTCCCATTTTAGTACCTCCCTTTCAAAGTTAAAAATCAAAGCATCTGAAGAATTATCTCTCTCGTTATCTTACAAGCCGCGGCGGTAGATATGCCGCTTTGGTCGTAATGCGGCGAAAGCTCGTTTATATCGCATGCCACGATATTGAGTCGATTGAGCAAAAGTAGGGCGTCCATAAGCTCCTTAAAGCTTACGCCCCCCGCCTCGGGCGTTCCCGTGCCGGGAAATGCGGACGGGTCAAGCACATCTAGGTCAAGTGAAAAATATACGGGCTTGCCCTTTAGTTTTTCTACCGTGTCCGAAAAGCCTTGAAGATCGAATTTGTGAAGATTCGTATGGTTTTTTGCGAACTCAAATTCGTATCTCTCCCCGCTTCTTATGCCAAATTGGTGAAGCCTGCCGTCTCCCACCAGCTTCCACACGTGCTTCATGACCGTAGAGTGGGAAAGCTCCTCGCCTATATATTCGTCTCTTAGATCGGTGTGCGCGTCGAAGTGGACTACGTGTATGTCGGGATACTCTCTAAACACCGCGCGCATCGCGCCCAAAGTTACAAGATGCTCGCCTCCAAGCATTAAAAAGCGCTTTTTATCGCCTATCAGCCTGTCCGCGTGATCCTCTATCATTTTAAGCACCCGCTGTGTATTGCCGAACGGCAGATCGAGGTCGCCTCCGTCGAAAACTTTGACCTCGGAGAGGTCGCGGTCGCAGTAGGGCGAATATGTCTCTATGCCGAACGATTCCGAGCGTATGGCGGCCGGTCCGAATCGCGTTCCGGGCCTAAACGACGTCGTACCGTCGAAGGGCGCGCCGAAAATAACGGCGTCGGCGTCGTTGTAGTCCGCGTCGCATCCGATAAAGGTCTGTACGTTCTTATTCATTCAAAAGCTCCTTTACGTACGTCGGCAGCGCGAACGCGCCGAAATGCAGGTCGGTGTTGTAGTATTTCGTCTCGATGCCAAGCTCGTTCCACTCCGAAGCGAACATATCGAGCACGGGATCGTACTTCTTTGAGGCAAATCCGAAGAGCCAATGCCCCGACGGATACGTCGGTATGTGCGCCTGATATACAAAGCTCATGTCGAATACGCTTTTTATGCGCCTGTGCGCCGACTGCATATTCACGGCGTCATTAGGGTAGAACGGGCTCTCGTGCTGATTTATAAGTATGCCGGTATCGTTTAGGGCGCGGTAGCAGTTGCCGTAGAACTCCTTCGTAAAGAGCACCTCGCCGGGGCCGAACGGGTCGGTCGAGTCAACGATTATAAGGTCGTATTTATTCTGTGTTCGGCGCACGAATCTAAGACCGTCCAAAAAAAGCAGATTTACGCGAGGGTCGTCAAAGCCTACTGCCGTTTTCGGAAGAAACTCTTTGCAGACCTCCACGACGCGCTCGTCTATTTCAACAACATCGATTTTCTCAATGGTCTTATATTTTACAAGCTCGCGCATGGCTCCCCCGTCTCCGGCGCCTATTATCAGCACGTCTTTTATGTTTGGGTTCACCACCATTGCGGGATGCGTTATCATTTCGTGATATATAAACTCGTCGCGCTCGGTAAGCATCATTATGCCGTCGAGAGTAAGAAAACGCCCGAATTCTTTAGAATCGAATACCGATATCCACTGATAATCGCTTTTCTCCTGATGAAGCTGGCGCGTCACTTTTATTGAAAA contains the following coding sequences:
- a CDS encoding saccharopine dehydrogenase family protein, producing MGKCMIIGCGGVASVAIHKCCQNSEVFEEIMIASRTKSKCDALKSKLSGTTKTKIHTAKVDADNVDELVALINEFKPDVVLNLALPYQDLTIMDACLKTKTHYIDTANYEPLDTAKFEYKWQWAYMDKFKEAGVCALLGSGFDPGVTGVFSAYAMKHQFDEINYIDILDCNGGDHGYPFATNFNPEINIREVSANGSYWEDGHWVETAPMEIKREYDFKGVGKKDMYLLHHEELESLALNIKGIKRIRFFMTFGQSYLTHLKCLENVGMTSIEPIEYEGKMIVPLQFLKAVLPDPATLGPRTVGKTNIGCIFRGKKDGKDKTYYLYNICDHQECYKEVGSQAISYTTGVPAMIGAMLVMTGKWMRPGVWNIEQFDPDPFMDALNKWGLPWEEDFNPVLVD
- the speB gene encoding agmatinase encodes the protein MNKNVQTFIGCDADYNDADAVIFGAPFDGTTSFRPGTRFGPAAIRSESFGIETYSPYCDRDLSEVKVFDGGDLDLPFGNTQRVLKMIEDHADRLIGDKKRFLMLGGEHLVTLGAMRAVFREYPDIHVVHFDAHTDLRDEYIGEELSHSTVMKHVWKLVGDGRLHQFGIRSGERYEFEFAKNHTNLHKFDLQGFSDTVEKLKGKPVYFSLDLDVLDPSAFPGTGTPEAGGVSFKELMDALLLLNRLNIVACDINELSPHYDQSGISTAAACKITREIILQML
- the speE gene encoding polyamine aminopropyltransferase; its protein translation is MDDLWFSEYHTDNVRFSIKVTRQLHQEKSDYQWISVFDSKEFGRFLTLDGIMMLTERDEFIYHEMITHPAMVVNPNIKDVLIIGAGDGGAMRELVKYKTIEKIDVVEIDERVVEVCKEFLPKTAVGFDDPRVNLLFLDGLRFVRRTQNKYDLIIVDSTDPFGPGEVLFTKEFYGNCYRALNDTGILINQHESPFYPNDAVNMQSAHRRIKSVFDMSFVYQAHIPTYPSGHWLFGFASKKYDPVLDMFASEWNELGIETKYYNTDLHFGAFALPTYVKELLNE